ATTGTAAAACGATATATTCCAAAAAATATTAATGATGTGTTATTTAATATTTTTAATAAAATACGAACAAATATTAAAGAAACTAAAAAAGATATGGTGAATCCTATAAAAAATATTGGAATATCTAATATTTTAATATTTGTTAAATGTTTTGATAAATCAAAAAAAGATACTCCAATTAATAATGGAACAGATATTATAAAAGAAAATTCTATTGCAACTGATTTTTTTATACCTAATAGAATAGCAGTTGCTATAGTGACGCCAGATCTTGAAAAACCAGGATATAAAGAAAGAATTTGAAATATTCCAATGATAGTAGATTGTAAAATACTGATATTATAAATATTATATATTTTATACTTTTTAGGTTTAAAGATTTCAGAAAAAAATAGTAATAATCCACCAGATATCAAACCAATAATAACGTTTTGAATATTAAATAATTTTTTAATTTTTTTATAAAACATCAATCCCAAAAATATTGTTGGCGCAATAGCACAAAGAATATGAATATTATTTATTTTTTTTTTAAGAATATTAGATTTTATTATTTTTAAAATTTTTTTTCGGAAGAAGTATAAAATAGATAAACTAGAACCTAGTTGAGTAAGTATTTCTAATATTTTTATATTGTTATTTTCTATGTTTAAATTTAAATAATAAGAGGCAATAATCATATGTCCTGTAGATGAGATAGGAAGAAATTCTGTTATTCCTTCTATGATGCCAATAATAATAGAAGTAATAATTTGATATAAATCAATCATATTTACTCCTTTAAATAACATAAATTATCATTAATTATAATAATAATTGAAAACGGTACTAAATAACAGCACCGTTTTTTTATATTAAAAATTAATTATATAAAGTTATAATAACTGTTTCCCCAGCAATAATGGCGCCAGATGATTTTTCAATTTTTTTAAAATTATCTATATTAGATATTACTACAGGAGTCAAAACAGATTTCGCATTATTTTTTAAAAAATCTAAATCAAATAAAATAATTTTATCTCCTATTTGAACTTTTTGTTTATCTTTAGCTATTGTGGTAAATCCTTGTCCTTTTAATTTTACTGTATCAATTCCGAAATGAACGAATAATTCAACATCGTCCTCTGAAATAATTGAAAATGCATGTTTGCTTTCAAATATTTTTCCAATAGTTCCATTCACTGGTGCGAGTATTTGATTTCCTATTGGTTTAATAGCAATCCCATCCCCGACAATTTTTTTAGAAAAAACAGGATCTGGAATATCTTCTATGTTTAGAATATCACCAGATATAGGTGCAATAATTTTTATTTTTTTAGAAAAATTGGTTTTTTTACTATTAAACAAGTTAGAAAAGAAACTCATTTTTTTCTCCTAATTACTTTTTTATATTATTTTTTTTCATAATTTTCTACCTTTTAATAATTAACAAATGTTTCTATTAAATGAATTATTTCTTTGATTGTTGGTAATGTTAATGCTACTTTTGCTAATTTTTGAGCATCTGAAAAATATGTTTGTCGAATGATTTTTTTAATTTTAGGAATATTTATAGAGCTCATACTAAATTCATCTAATCCCATACCTAATAAAAGAATTGCAGCACGTTCATCTCCTGCAAATTCTCCACACATGCCAGTCCATTTACCATGTTCATGTGAAATGTTTATTACTTTTTGAATTAATTTTAAAACAGCTGGATGCATGGGATTATAAAGATGTGAAATTAATTTATTTCCTCTATCAACAGCTAAAGTATATTGTGTTAAATCATTAGTACCAATACTGAAAAAATCTACTTCTTTAATTAAATATTTTGCAATGATAGCTGAAGATGGAGTTTCAATCATAATTCCAATTTTAATATTTTTATCAAATAATATATTTTTTTTATTTAATATATCTTTTAGTATATTTATCTCTGATTTTAATAATCTGATTTCTTCTACAGATATTATCATAGGAAATAGAATACATATTTTACCAAAAGCAGAAGCTCTAAGAATGGCTTTTAATTGTGCATGTAATATTTCTTTACGATCTATTGAAATACGTATAGCTCGCCATCCTAAAAAAGGATTTTCTTCTTTTGGCAAGTTCATATAAGGAAGATCTTTATCGCCTCCAATATCCATTGTTCTAATGATAACAGCTTTATTTTGCATTGATTCTGCAATTTCTTTATATGCTTGAAATTGTTCATTTTCAGTAGGTAAAGAATTTCTACCCATAAATAAAAATTCAGTACGATAGAGACCAATACATTCTGCACCATTATTTTTTGCAGAATTAATTTCTTGTAGATTCCCAATATTAGAACCTATTTTAATACTATGACCATCTAGAGTAGTCGCAGGTAAATTTTTTAAAATAATTAATTTATTTTTATTGAAGAAATATTTTCTTTGTATTATTTTTTTTTGATTAATTAATTCATCTGATGGATTAATAAAAATTTGATTATTAATAGAATCTAAAATAATATTATCATTATTGTTTACTATTTTTGTAATATTACCTGTTCCTACAATAGCAGGAATTTCTAAGGATCGTGCCATAATAGACGTATGTGATGTTTTACCTCCCAAGTCAGTAATAAATCCTAAAATATATTTTAGATTAATTTGAGCTGTTTCAGATGGAGTTAAATCTTTTGCAATTAAAATTACTTTTTTATTTATATTATTTAAATCTATAATATTGAGATTAAGTATATTTTTTAATAAACGATTTCCAATATCTCTTACATCAATTGCTCTATTTTTTAAATATTCATCTTCTAGATTTTCTAATGTTTTAGCTTGTCCTTCAATAATGATCTCAGTAGCTGCAGCGGCAGATATGTTTTTTTTTTGTATAAGAGATATTATTTCTTGTTCTAATTCTTCATCTTCGAGGAGCATGATATGACCTTCAAAGATACTTTCTTTATTTTCTCCTAAATTTTTTTTTGTCTTAATTTTAATTTCTGTTAATTGTTTTATTGATTTTTTTCTACCTTCAAAAAATTTTTCTATTTCGTTTTTAATATCTTTAATATTAATTAAATTCCGGTTAATAACAATTTTTTCTTCTTTTAGTAAAAGAGCTTGTCCAAAGGCTATACCCGGTGATGCTAAAATGCCTGAAATCATAACATGACCTTTAATAATAAATTGTGTCTATTTAGAGATAAAAATGACGTGTCAGGCGAATATATATTTGTATAAATTCATTAGAATTAATGTTTTTATTACATCTAATTGTTTTAGAAAATTTATAAAAATTTTTCTTTAATTAGAAACTATTCTAGTTCTGTCATTATTGCGGATAAATGTTTAATAGCTTTTTCTTCATCTTCACCTTCAGCTGAAAGTGTAATCAGACTTCCTTGAATTAAACCTAATGTTTGAATTTTAAATAAACTTTTTGCGTTGACTGATTTACCATTATAAATAATAGAGATATCAGAAATAAATTTTTTTGCTTCTTTTACAAATTGTGCAGCTGGACGAGTATGTAGCCCATGTGGTGCAGTTATTGTGATTTGGTTTGTAACCATTTTTTTTCCTTTAAAAATATTTTTTTAAATAATATTTCTATATATGGTTTTAATAATTTTTCTATTTTAAAAATATAAAAATATTATTTCTATAATTAAAATAAGATTTTTTATTTTTTTATTGAAAATAATATGATAGTACATTTATTTATTTTGTAATTAAATTGGAAAATAGTTCTGTACTCAAATAACGTTCTCCTGAAGAAGGCAAAATAACAACTATTTTCTTGTTTGAAAATATTTTTTTTTGTTGTATTTTGAGAGCAGCACATAAAGCAGCACCAGAAGAAATTCCTGCTAATATTCCTTCTTGTTTCATTAGCTTTCTAGCCATTTTAATTGATTCTTCACTAGAAACAGTAATTACTTTATCAATTAAGGTTAAATCTAAATTTTTAGGAATAAAGCCAGCACCAATACCTTGAATTTTATGTGGTCCAGGTGTTATATCTTTTCCTGTTAAAAATTGTGTAATAACAGGAGATTCAGAAGGTTCAACAGCGACACTAATAAAATTTTTCTTACCTTGAGTGATTTTTATATATTTTGTTATTCCTGTAATAGTTCCTCCTGTTCCTACAGCAGAAATTAAAATATCTATATTTCCTTGGGTATCATTCCAAATTTCTGGACCAGTAGTTTCTTCATGAATTTTAGGATTAGCAGGATTTTCAAATTGTTTTAATAAAAGATATTTTTCTTTATTGTCTAATACAATATTATTAGCTTTAGAAACAGCTCCTTGCATACCATATTGTCCATCGGTTAGTATTAATTTAGCACCTAAAACTTGCAGTAATTTTCTTCTTTCAATAGACATTGTATCAGGCATAACAAGAGTTAATTTATAGTTTCTTGAAGCAGCGACATAAGCTAATGCTATTCCTGTATTACCACTAGTGGCTTCTATTAATTCTACATTTTTATTTAAATTTCCATTTTTTTCTGCAGTCCATATCATATTAGCACCAATTCGGCATTTTACACTAAAACTTGGATTTCTTGATTCTATTTTTACTAAAATTTTTCCTTTTCCTATAGTGTTTAAACGTACTAAAGGTGTATTTCCAATAGTTAAAGAATTATCTTTATATATTTTACTCATTTTTTTCCTTATTTTTAATAGTAATTAGTAATTTCATTATACTTTTTTTTTATAATTTTTAAAAAATTCTACTTTTTATTATGAGTAAAAATTATATAATAAAAATATTTTAAAATACCAATGTTATTCATTCATAAATTTTGAGATAATCTATTACTTTATAAGTATTTAAATAATAAATCTATGACATCCGTAAAAAAGAAAATTGATCAACTCAAAAAAAATATCTTAAAGTATGAATATTTTTATCATACATTAAATCGACCAATTGTTTCTGATGCAGAATACGATTATTTGTTAGAAAAATTATATAATTTAGAATCGAATAATAAAGAATTGATTACTTTAGATTCACCTACTCAGAAAATAGGAGCGCAATTATTAGAACGATTTAAAAAAACTAAACATTTTTCTCCTATGTTATCTTTAGAAAATACATTTGATTTTAATGGATATTTAAATTTTAAAAAAAGAATTAAAAAAAATGTTGTTTTGAATAAGAAACTTGTTTTTTGTTGTGAACTTAAAATTGATGGTATAGCTATTAGTATAATTTATGAAAAAGGAATACTTATACGTGCCGTAACTCGAGGTGATGGTTTAACAGGCGAGAATGTTACTCATAATGTTAAAATGATCAAATCAGTGCCTTTAATTTTGAAAGGTATAAATATACCTGAAAGAGTAGAAATTCGAGGTGAAATATTTATGTTAAAATCTGATTTTATAGATTTTAATAAAAAATATATAAAAAATAAAAATCAATTTTTTTCTAATCCTCGCAATGCTGCTGCAGGTGCATTACGTAATATTAATCCTAAAATAACATTAAAAAGAAAATTAATATTTTCATGTTATACATGTATTTTATTTCCAGATACTTCTCATATATTTAATACTCATTATGAACGACTTATGCAATGCTTAAATTGGGGGATACCTGTTAATAAAGAAATAATGCTTTGTGTAAATGATGAAGATATTTTATATTTTTATAAAAAATTTTCGGAAAAAAGAAAGAATCTTGATTTTGATGTAGATGGAATTGTGATTAAAGTTAATTCCATAGAATTACAAAGAAAATTAGGATGTAATAAGAAATTTCCTAAGTGGGCTATCGCTTTTAAATTTTTGTCTATAGAAAAAATTACATTATTGAAAGATGTAAAATTTCAAGTTGGTAGAACAGGTGCGATTACACCTGTAGCGTATTTTGATCCTATATGTATATCTGGAGTAATGATTAGAAAAGCTTCATTATATAATAAATATGAAATAGAAAAATTGGATTTACATACAAATGATTCTATTGTAGTTTGCCGATCCGGTGATGTAATACCGAAAATATTGAATGTTGTAGAAACATTACGTTACGATCATGAAAAAAAAATTGTTTTTCCTGAATATTGTCCTGTATGTAAAACAAAACTATTAGAAAATAAAGAAGAAAAAATAATTCGATGTGATTCTGGATGGACATGTGATGCTCAAAAAAAAAGGGCATTCGAACATTTTTTTTCAAAAAAATCTTTAAATGCAATTGGTTTTGGTCCTAAAATTATTAATGAATTAATTGATAAAAAGTATGTTAAAGATCTTATAGATGTTTTTTATCTTAAAGAAATTGATTTAATGAAATTAAATAATATAGGACATCGAAAAAGTGTAAATATTATTAATGCAATTCATCAATGTAAAAATACTACTTTTAAATCTTTTATTTTTGCTTTAGGTATCTTTAATGTAGGTGAAAGCATTTCTGAAAAAATAGCAGATTATTTTGTGAATTTGGAACGATTAATGAATGCTGATATTGCAGAATTAAATTCAATACCTGGAGTCGGTAAATCTATAGCAAAAAATATATATAACTATTTTTCTCTCATATCGAATCGTCATATGATTGACAAATTAATAAATGAAATAGGTATTTTTTGGAAAAATTCAGGAATATCTCAGAAAATAATCAAATATGATTTCTTTTTTAATAAAAGAATTGTGATCACTGGTATTTTAAAAGATATATCTAGGTCTGAATTAAAAAAATTATTAATAGAATCAAATGCTCAAGTATTAAATAATGTTTCTAAGAATATAGATTTTTTAATTTGTGGAAAGAATTTTGGTGTAAAATTATTTCAAGCACAAAAATTAAATATTATAATTATTAATGAAGAAGAGTTATACAATTTAATTAATTTACATGATTTGAAAAAAAATAATTAAAGATTATTTTTTTGGGTCGTGCAGGATTTGAACCTGCGACCAATTGATTAAAAGTCAACTGCTCTACCAACTGAGCTAACGACCCTTTTGAAACTGTTTTATTTTTAATAAAATTTTTATGACGAATATTCTTATAAAAATTAAATTATAAAGATCATAAAAAGTAAGAGTATAAATATAAATATTTTTTTGGTAGGTGATGACGGACTCGAACCGCCGACTTCCTCCGTGTAAAGGAGGAGCTCTACCAACTGAGCTAATCACCTAATTTATGTTACTTATATTATTATTGTAAAGCGTGAAGTATAAGAGTCAATCTTTTTTTTTTAAAATGATATTTGTTTGTTGTAAATTTAGTCATAATGATTAAATTATACTCTATTTTGATAGATAAACATACAAGAAATGTATTTATTATTGTTATATTAAGTTAGTACGATATTGAAATAAATATTAAAGCTATAAGGAATTTATGAAAATAAAAACTCGTTTTGCACCTAGTCCTACTGGAAATTTACATATTGGTAGTATTCGTACTGCTTTATACTCTTGGTTGTTTGCAAGACATCATAATGGAAAATTTATACTTCGTATAGAAGATACTGATCTAAAACGTTCAGATATATTATCTTTGAATTCTATTTTGAATGGATTAAAATGGTTAGGTCTTGATTGGGATGAAGGTCCTTATTTTCAAAGTAATCGATTATGTAGGTATAAAGAAGTAATAAAACTAATGTTAAATAAGGGAGACGCATATGTATGTATTTGTTCATCTGAAAGTTTATTAAAATTAAGGAATAAGCAAATAAAAGAAGGTATTAAACCTCGTTATCCAGGAATTTGTAGAAATTTAAAAATTAATCATTTATTAAATAAAAATTATGTCATAAGATTTAAAAATCCACTTTATGGAAAAGTAATCTTTGACGATAATATTAGAGGGAAAATTATTTTTGATAATACTGAATTAGATGATTTTATTATTCAACGTTCAAATGGTATGCCTACTTATAATTTTTGTGTTGTAATAGATGACGCAGATATGAATATTACTCATGTTATTCGTGGTGAAGATCATATTAATAATACACCTCGTCAAATTAATATTTTGCAATCTTTAGGTTTGAAAATACCTATTTATGCTCATTTATCAATGATTTTAGATGAAGAACGACAAAAGATTTCTAAAAGAAAAAATGCTATAAATATACTTGAGTATCGTAAAAATGGTTTTTTGCCTGAAGCATTATTAAATTATATTATACGATTAGGTTGGTCTCATGGTAATCAAGAAATTTTTAATAAAGAAGAAATGATAAAATTATTTAATTTAAAATCTATTAGTAAATCATCTAGTATTATAAATACTAAAAAGCTTTTATGGATGAACAAATATTATATTAATCATTTATCATTGAATTATATTTCCGATACTCTTTGTGAATATATGAAAAAAGAAAATATTAATATAAAAAATGGTCCTGATTTAATATCTGTAATAAAATTATTTTCAGGTCGTTATTATACTTTAAAGGATATGACTAAATCGTTTCAATATTTTTATGAAGAATTCAGTACCTTTGATAAAAGAATAAGAGAAGAGTATTTTATAACAGATAATTGTTTGATTTTAGAAAAATTTCACAAAAAAATTGCAAGTTTATTTTGTTGGAATTGTGAAAATATATCGATTGTTATTAACAATATTATAATAGAAATGAAAGTTCAAAAAAAAATAGTGAATACGTTACTACGTATTGCTATGACAGGTAGTACGTCTTCTCCGTGTATTAGTTCTGTAATTTATTTAATAGGACAAAAAAAAACATTATCTAGAATTCAAAGAGTAATAAGTTATATCAATAATTTATAAAAATCACAAAAAACTGTCAATGTAATAAAAAATAATTATAAAATAACACCAATTTGAAAATAATTTATAAAGAATTTAATTCTTATCATTATTTTTAGTAAAATGATTGCATTAGTTAAAAACGATAATGATAAAATATAAAATATTTTTGCAAGATTTTTAATTTATACATTCTTAAAAATAATTATAGAATAAAGTATAAAATGAAAATAAACTATTATTATATAAAAATAATATTGACAGAATTCACCTGTTTTTATATTGTAATATTTTGGGGCTATAGCTCATTTGGTAGAGTACTTGCATGGCATGCAAGATGTAAGCGGTTCGAATCCGCTTAGCTCCAGTAATTTTGTATATTATTATCATTATTAAAAAAATAAAAAAATAAGTATGAAAGTATAGCTGATACTGTGCTAGTTAGCACAGTAGAAAAATTATACATCTTAATAAAATATATCTATATCTATTAAATTTGTTGATTCATTATCTCTTCATAAGCAGATACGATTTTATTTCTTATCTGAATAGCCATTTGTATAGAAATAGAAGATTTTTCTAAATTTATCATGACATCATTTAGAGAGATTCCAGGTTGATTTAATATGAATTTTTCAGCATCAGCTTTTGCGTGATTTTGAATATTACTTATTTTCCCTAAACCTGTTTTTATACAATCTATAAAAATTTCATTAAATTCTTTTTTTTTTGTATTTGGATGTGTTTCGAATTGTGTTTTTAACATTGTTTCTGGATAATTTATATTATTAATAAACATAATCTTCCTATACCTTTATGTGTTTTTATACTTTATTTTTTGAAATATTATCATAATATATCTTTTAAGATAAATATTTCAATAATTATATTAAAAATAATATTTTTTTTTGATATATTATTACGCAATAATTTAACTAAAATTAATTTCATAAAAATACTTTTATTCTAAACAAAAACAAGTATATTACAAGTATATTTTAATAAATTAGTGAATTATTTTATTGTCATTAAATTGTACTTAGAACTAACTATTCAGATAGGAAGATTTCATGAATTTCAGCGCTATAGAAAATTCAGTATTACATGAGAAGAAAAAATTAAGTGATTTTTTATCTCGTTTTTTTAAAAATTCTCGTATTTTGATTATTTTGTTAATAGCTGCAGTTATTACTGCTGTTTCTGTTTCAATATGGATTAAATCTCCCGATTATCAAATTTTATATAATAATTTATCTGATGAAGATAGCGGAACTATTATTAATGAATTAAATCAAATGAAAATTCCCTATCAATTAACTGATATTTCTGGTCAAATATCAGTACCTAAAAATAAAGTTTATGAAATTCGTTTACATCTAGCAGAAAACAATCTTCCTAAAAGTGGAGGTATTGGTTTTGAATTACTAGATAAAGCAAAATTTGGAGTTAGTCAATTTAACGAAAAAATAAATTATCAACGTGCTTTAGAAGGAGAATTAGCTAGAACTATTAAAAGAATTAATATTGTAAAAAATGCTAGAATACATATAGCTTTTCCTGAATCGTCATTATTTTTACATAATAAAAAACCATCATCAGCTTCAGTAGTTTTAGAATTACAAAGTGGATACCAATTAGATTCAGGACAAATTAATGCAATATTACATTTAGTTTCAAGTAGTATATCAAATTTACCTATAGATAATATTACTATAGTAGATCAATTAGGAACATTATTAAATCAAACTTCTCTAGAAAAAAATCAAGTAAATAACTTTAAATTAAAATATTCTGAAGATATTGAATCTCGTTATAGCAATAGAATAAAAAATATTTTAGAACCATTAGTAGGAATTGGTAATGTTTATGCTCAAGTAACAGCACAAGTAGATTTTAATTCACAGGAAAAAACACAAGAACAATATTCACCAAATACAAATCATCAAAATCAAGCAATTAGATCTCATCAAATAAGTATTCATGATCAAAGAAAACAAGATATAAAAGAAAATATTCCTAATTCTTTTTCTAATTCTAATCAGGATTTATATTCTAATAAAAATAAAACATATAATAAAAAAGAACTAGATTTAAAAAAACAAATTAATCATTCAAATAATAATAAATATACTCCTGTTAATACAAACATTAATCACGATCATACAATAAATTATGAATTAAACCATAGTGTATTACATACTAAAATGAATGTAGGAGAAATTAAGAGATTATCAGCAGCAGTAATTATTAATTTCATTAAAGATAGAAATGGTAAAATTATCCCCTTAAATAAAGAAAAAATAAAAAATATTGAAAAATTAACATGTGAAGCGATAGGATATTCAAAATCTAGAGGAGATAGTGTACATATTGTTAACGCATCATTTTTTAAAAATAATAAAATATTACCAATAAAGATTAATCATGATGAAAGAAACTTTGAATTATCAAATTTTTTATTTAATGTTACGCCATGGTTTTTATCTTTTATGTTTCTTTTTTCGTTATTAAAAAAATACATTTTTCCTATTTCTAAAAAAAATAATTTTAAAAATATAGATATTACTGAGAAAAAGAAAAAAGATATAAAAAACGAAAATAATTTAGAAAATGATACTTTTCAATTACATATGCAAAAAAATAAAAATTTAGATAAGTTAATTCATCAAATTTGTAATATATCTAATCAAAATCCACGTACTATAGCGTTGATTATTCGTGAATGGATGAGTGACAAAATATGATTTTAAATGGTACTGAAAAGAGTGCGTTATTATTAATGGCAATAGGAGCTGAACAAGCAGGAGAAGTATTAAAAAATTTAACTCCATTTGAAATTCAAGAGTTAATTACTTCTATGGTTAATATTAAAAGGATTTCAACTAAAAAATTACATGAAATTCTTTTAGAATGTTATGATATTGCTATAAAAAATAACACTTTTAATGATAATAATAGTGACGAGTATCTTCTTAAAATGTTAACTGAAGCATTAGGAGAAAAAAAAGGCA
The DNA window shown above is from Buchnera aphidicola (Macrosiphoniella sanborni) and carries:
- the fliE gene encoding flagellar hook-basal body complex protein FliE, which codes for MFINNINYPETMLKTQFETHPNTKKKEFNEIFIDCIKTGLGKISNIQNHAKADAEKFILNQPGISLNDVMINLEKSSISIQMAIQIRNKIVSAYEEIMNQQI
- the ligA gene encoding NAD-dependent DNA ligase LigA, with product MTSVKKKIDQLKKNILKYEYFYHTLNRPIVSDAEYDYLLEKLYNLESNNKELITLDSPTQKIGAQLLERFKKTKHFSPMLSLENTFDFNGYLNFKKRIKKNVVLNKKLVFCCELKIDGIAISIIYEKGILIRAVTRGDGLTGENVTHNVKMIKSVPLILKGINIPERVEIRGEIFMLKSDFIDFNKKYIKNKNQFFSNPRNAAAGALRNINPKITLKRKLIFSCYTCILFPDTSHIFNTHYERLMQCLNWGIPVNKEIMLCVNDEDILYFYKKFSEKRKNLDFDVDGIVIKVNSIELQRKLGCNKKFPKWAIAFKFLSIEKITLLKDVKFQVGRTGAITPVAYFDPICISGVMIRKASLYNKYEIEKLDLHTNDSIVVCRSGDVIPKILNVVETLRYDHEKKIVFPEYCPVCKTKLLENKEEKIIRCDSGWTCDAQKKRAFEHFFSKKSLNAIGFGPKIINELIDKKYVKDLIDVFYLKEIDLMKLNNIGHRKSVNIINAIHQCKNTTFKSFIFALGIFNVGESISEKIADYFVNLERLMNADIAELNSIPGVGKSIAKNIYNYFSLISNRHMIDKLINEIGIFWKNSGISQKIIKYDFFFNKRIVITGILKDISRSELKKLLIESNAQVLNNVSKNIDFLICGKNFGVKLFQAQKLNIIIINEEELYNLINLHDLKKNN
- the crr gene encoding PTS glucose transporter subunit IIA, with amino-acid sequence MSFFSNLFNSKKTNFSKKIKIIAPISGDILNIEDIPDPVFSKKIVGDGIAIKPIGNQILAPVNGTIGKIFESKHAFSIISEDDVELFVHFGIDTVKLKGQGFTTIAKDKQKVQIGDKIILFDLDFLKNNAKSVLTPVVISNIDNFKKIEKSSGAIIAGETVIITLYN
- the gltX gene encoding glutamate--tRNA ligase, with protein sequence MKIKTRFAPSPTGNLHIGSIRTALYSWLFARHHNGKFILRIEDTDLKRSDILSLNSILNGLKWLGLDWDEGPYFQSNRLCRYKEVIKLMLNKGDAYVCICSSESLLKLRNKQIKEGIKPRYPGICRNLKINHLLNKNYVIRFKNPLYGKVIFDDNIRGKIIFDNTELDDFIIQRSNGMPTYNFCVVIDDADMNITHVIRGEDHINNTPRQINILQSLGLKIPIYAHLSMILDEERQKISKRKNAINILEYRKNGFLPEALLNYIIRLGWSHGNQEIFNKEEMIKLFNLKSISKSSSIINTKKLLWMNKYYINHLSLNYISDTLCEYMKKENINIKNGPDLISVIKLFSGRYYTLKDMTKSFQYFYEEFSTFDKRIREEYFITDNCLILEKFHKKIASLFCWNCENISIVINNIIIEMKVQKKIVNTLLRIAMTGSTSSPCISSVIYLIGQKKTLSRIQRVISYINNL
- the ptsI gene encoding phosphoenolpyruvate-protein phosphotransferase PtsI, which gives rise to MISGILASPGIAFGQALLLKEEKIVINRNLINIKDIKNEIEKFFEGRKKSIKQLTEIKIKTKKNLGENKESIFEGHIMLLEDEELEQEIISLIQKKNISAAAATEIIIEGQAKTLENLEDEYLKNRAIDVRDIGNRLLKNILNLNIIDLNNINKKVILIAKDLTPSETAQINLKYILGFITDLGGKTSHTSIMARSLEIPAIVGTGNITKIVNNNDNIILDSINNQIFINPSDELINQKKIIQRKYFFNKNKLIILKNLPATTLDGHSIKIGSNIGNLQEINSAKNNGAECIGLYRTEFLFMGRNSLPTENEQFQAYKEIAESMQNKAVIIRTMDIGGDKDLPYMNLPKEENPFLGWRAIRISIDRKEILHAQLKAILRASAFGKICILFPMIISVEEIRLLKSEINILKDILNKKNILFDKNIKIGIMIETPSSAIIAKYLIKEVDFFSIGTNDLTQYTLAVDRGNKLISHLYNPMHPAVLKLIQKVINISHEHGKWTGMCGEFAGDERAAILLLGMGLDEFSMSSINIPKIKKIIRQTYFSDAQKLAKVALTLPTIKEIIHLIETFVNY
- a CDS encoding undecaprenyl-diphosphate phosphatase, with the translated sequence MIDLYQIITSIIIGIIEGITEFLPISSTGHMIIASYYLNLNIENNNIKILEILTQLGSSLSILYFFRKKILKIIKSNILKKKINNIHILCAIAPTIFLGLMFYKKIKKLFNIQNVIIGLISGGLLLFFSEIFKPKKYKIYNIYNISILQSTIIGIFQILSLYPGFSRSGVTIATAILLGIKKSVAIEFSFIISVPLLIGVSFFDLSKHLTNIKILDIPIFFIGFTISFLVSLIFVRILLKILNNTSLIFFGIYRFTISGLIYFFSLNN
- the cysK gene encoding cysteine synthase A, producing MSKIYKDNSLTIGNTPLVRLNTIGKGKILVKIESRNPSFSVKCRIGANMIWTAEKNGNLNKNVELIEATSGNTGIALAYVAASRNYKLTLVMPDTMSIERRKLLQVLGAKLILTDGQYGMQGAVSKANNIVLDNKEKYLLLKQFENPANPKIHEETTGPEIWNDTQGNIDILISAVGTGGTITGITKYIKITQGKKNFISVAVEPSESPVITQFLTGKDITPGPHKIQGIGAGFIPKNLDLTLIDKVITVSSEESIKMARKLMKQEGILAGISSGAALCAALKIQQKKIFSNKKIVVILPSSGERYLSTELFSNLITK
- a CDS encoding HPr family phosphocarrier protein: MVTNQITITAPHGLHTRPAAQFVKEAKKFISDISIIYNGKSVNAKSLFKIQTLGLIQGSLITLSAEGEDEEKAIKHLSAIMTELE
- the fliF gene encoding flagellar basal-body MS-ring/collar protein FliF gives rise to the protein MNFSAIENSVLHEKKKLSDFLSRFFKNSRILIILLIAAVITAVSVSIWIKSPDYQILYNNLSDEDSGTIINELNQMKIPYQLTDISGQISVPKNKVYEIRLHLAENNLPKSGGIGFELLDKAKFGVSQFNEKINYQRALEGELARTIKRINIVKNARIHIAFPESSLFLHNKKPSSASVVLELQSGYQLDSGQINAILHLVSSSISNLPIDNITIVDQLGTLLNQTSLEKNQVNNFKLKYSEDIESRYSNRIKNILEPLVGIGNVYAQVTAQVDFNSQEKTQEQYSPNTNHQNQAIRSHQISIHDQRKQDIKENIPNSFSNSNQDLYSNKNKTYNKKELDLKKQINHSNNNKYTPVNTNINHDHTINYELNHSVLHTKMNVGEIKRLSAAVIINFIKDRNGKIIPLNKEKIKNIEKLTCEAIGYSKSRGDSVHIVNASFFKNNKILPIKINHDERNFELSNFLFNVTPWFLSFMFLFSLLKKYIFPISKKNNFKNIDITEKKKKDIKNENNLENDTFQLHMQKNKNLDKLIHQICNISNQNPRTIALIIREWMSDKI